From Planktothrix sp. FACHB-1365, the proteins below share one genomic window:
- the blaOXA gene encoding class D beta-lactamase, with translation MLLNRNPLNPKKIIKTTAIVLGLSSFSGVLLATTQAQSKSTISLVKTELSSSENITQKDNLELKFERHFKELGIEGSIIIYDSNRNHFYQYNPTRNQTPFLPASTFKILNSLIALETQVIADEKTVLTWDGIQRSIPGWNQDLNMREAFKVSAVWFYQILARRVGYEQMKYWVTQADYGNKTIGKAENIDHFWLDGELRITPQEQIQFLRRLYSNELPFSMRSLSLVKDIMVVEKTQDYTIRAKTGWESKGNPNIGWYVGYLEQNQNVYFFATNIDIRKPEDADARKVLTRRCLQELSLALH, from the coding sequence ATGTTATTAAATAGAAACCCTTTAAACCCTAAAAAAATTATTAAAACAACGGCTATTGTATTGGGGTTGAGTAGTTTTAGTGGTGTCCTACTGGCTACAACTCAAGCCCAGTCTAAATCAACAATTTCCCTTGTCAAAACCGAGCTTTCTAGTTCTGAAAATATTACTCAAAAAGATAATTTAGAATTAAAATTTGAGCGTCATTTTAAAGAATTAGGAATTGAGGGTTCAATTATTATTTATGACTCCAATCGTAATCACTTCTATCAATATAACCCCACCCGCAATCAAACACCCTTCTTACCTGCTTCTACGTTTAAAATTCTCAATTCCTTGATTGCGCTAGAAACTCAAGTGATTGCAGATGAAAAAACAGTGCTAACTTGGGATGGAATACAACGCTCTATTCCGGGGTGGAATCAAGACCTAAATATGAGAGAAGCCTTCAAAGTTTCTGCGGTTTGGTTTTATCAAATTTTAGCGAGACGTGTGGGTTATGAACAGATGAAATATTGGGTAACTCAAGCAGACTACGGTAACAAAACCATCGGAAAAGCCGAAAATATTGATCATTTTTGGTTGGATGGAGAGTTGCGAATTACCCCTCAAGAGCAAATCCAATTCTTGCGACGTCTCTACAGCAATGAATTACCGTTTTCTATGCGATCGCTATCCCTTGTAAAAGATATCATGGTTGTCGAAAAAACTCAAGATTATACCATCCGAGCAAAAACGGGTTGGGAGAGCAAAGGAAACCCAAATATTGGTTGGTATGTAGGCTATTTAGAACAGAATCAGAATGTTTATTTTTTTGCGACTAATATTGATATTCGTAAGCCAGAAGATGCAGACGCTCGTAAGGTGCTAACCCGTCGTTGTCTTCAAGAGCTTTCACTCGCACTACATTGA
- a CDS encoding ubiquinol-cytochrome c reductase iron-sulfur subunit: MNRRTFLAWVGVGSLASFFPLVLAICSKPTTAANPSTRPDGFIPVGTIQELDKKGSLLNSKIPALVIHNQKNSQDIFVVNPTCPHAGCVVKWKGNKEEFLCPCHGSQFTANGQLMKGPAHQGLKPYIAKVEGNLILVKPS; the protein is encoded by the coding sequence ATGAACCGTAGAACTTTTTTAGCTTGGGTTGGTGTCGGAAGTTTAGCCAGTTTTTTTCCCTTGGTTTTAGCTATCTGTTCTAAGCCAACAACTGCTGCTAATCCCTCCACTCGTCCTGATGGTTTTATCCCAGTAGGAACAATTCAAGAACTGGATAAAAAGGGATCTCTTCTTAACTCTAAAATTCCCGCTTTAGTGATTCATAATCAGAAAAACTCACAAGATATTTTTGTCGTTAATCCCACTTGTCCCCATGCAGGTTGTGTTGTGAAATGGAAAGGAAATAAAGAAGAATTTCTATGTCCTTGTCACGGTTCTCAATTCACAGCAAACGGTCAACTGATGAAAGGCCCTGCTCATCAAGGATTAAAACCTTATATTGCTAAAGTAGAAGGAAATCTAATTTTAGTTAAACCGAGTTAA